One Amycolatopsis thermophila DNA segment encodes these proteins:
- a CDS encoding aromatic/alkene monooxygenase hydroxylase subunit beta, with the protein MTSSAKTRSFPKVEFTDSEAGALEFPSSKSRAYNYFKPAKLRATVYEDVTVDVQPDPERHLSQGWIYGFADGPGGYPQEWTAAKSSNWHAFLDPNEEWEQTIYRNNSAVVRQVSLCLENAKRAGAYGNWNTAWQKFIARNLGAWMHAENGMALHVFTSIQRSGPTNMINTAVAVNAAHKMRFAQDLALFNLDLSESLDTFDGSVHKEVWASAEEWQPTRKVVEELTAVGDWAELLFGTNVVFEQLVGQLFRSELVMQISATNGDYITPTIVGTGEHDYSRDLGYTRALFRLLTRDERFGGTNRELFGQWLAKWVPPCLEAAYALQPIWSQPAEKARTFADSLAATKEKFTQLLEEIGLDTPKELDK; encoded by the coding sequence ATGACGAGCAGTGCGAAGACGCGCAGCTTCCCGAAGGTGGAGTTCACCGACTCCGAGGCGGGGGCCCTGGAGTTCCCCAGCTCGAAGAGCCGGGCCTACAACTACTTCAAGCCGGCCAAGCTGCGCGCGACGGTGTACGAGGACGTGACCGTCGACGTGCAGCCGGACCCCGAGCGGCACCTGAGCCAGGGCTGGATCTACGGCTTCGCGGACGGCCCGGGCGGCTACCCGCAGGAGTGGACGGCCGCGAAGTCGTCGAACTGGCACGCCTTCCTCGACCCGAACGAGGAGTGGGAGCAGACCATCTACCGCAACAACTCCGCGGTGGTCCGGCAGGTCTCCCTGTGCCTGGAGAACGCCAAGCGCGCGGGCGCCTACGGCAACTGGAACACCGCCTGGCAGAAGTTCATCGCCCGCAACCTCGGCGCCTGGATGCACGCCGAGAACGGCATGGCGCTGCACGTGTTCACCTCGATCCAGCGGTCCGGCCCGACGAACATGATCAACACCGCGGTGGCCGTGAACGCCGCGCACAAGATGCGGTTCGCCCAGGACCTCGCGCTGTTCAACCTGGACCTGTCCGAGTCGCTGGACACCTTCGACGGCTCGGTGCACAAGGAGGTCTGGGCCTCGGCCGAGGAGTGGCAGCCCACCCGCAAGGTCGTCGAGGAGCTCACCGCCGTCGGCGACTGGGCCGAGCTGCTGTTCGGCACCAACGTCGTGTTCGAGCAGCTGGTCGGCCAGCTCTTCCGGTCGGAGCTGGTCATGCAGATCTCGGCCACGAACGGCGACTACATCACCCCGACGATCGTCGGCACCGGCGAACACGACTACAGCCGCGACCTCGGCTACACGCGCGCGCTGTTCCGGCTGCTCACCCGCGACGAGCGGTTCGGCGGGACCAACCGGGAGCTGTTCGGCCAGTGGCTCGCCAAGTGGGTACCGCCGTGCCTGGAGGCCGCCTACGCGCTGCAGCCGATCTGGTCGCAGCCGGCCGAGAAGGCCCGCACGTTCGCCGACTCGCTCGCCGCCACCAAGGAGAAGTTCACCCAGCTGCTCGAGGAGATCGGGCTGGACACCCCGAAGGAGTTGGACAAGTGA
- a CDS encoding amidohydrolase family protein, translated as MYEKDGEKYYVVDGHVHIWDGRESNHKNVHGKQFIDCFYDYHKNLSPEEVVWDYDTYTYYGAERFMKDLFGEGYVDHAIFQATLLSDFYRTGFGQTDEAFGLTRQHPDKLTYNHAYDPRNGEAGLEQLRRDAERFGLKGVKLYTAEWHGDSRGYKLDEPWSRRYLEECLELGIRNIHVHKGPTIRPLDRDAFDVADIDKVATDYLDLNFVVEHVGLPRLEDFCWIATQESNVYGGLAVAMPFIHSRPRYFAQIIGELLYWIGEDKILFGSDYALWTPKWLVEKFVDFQIPEDMPEYPAITTDQKKKILGLNAAALYDLDVPRHLRLPTQAGDADAEVAAGAGA; from the coding sequence ATGTACGAGAAGGACGGCGAGAAGTACTACGTGGTCGACGGGCACGTCCACATCTGGGACGGCCGCGAGTCGAACCACAAGAACGTGCACGGCAAGCAGTTCATCGACTGCTTCTACGACTACCACAAGAACCTGAGCCCGGAGGAGGTCGTCTGGGACTACGACACCTACACCTACTACGGTGCCGAGCGGTTCATGAAGGATCTCTTCGGAGAGGGCTACGTCGACCACGCCATTTTCCAGGCCACCCTGCTCAGCGACTTCTACCGCACCGGGTTCGGCCAGACCGACGAGGCGTTCGGGCTCACCCGGCAGCACCCGGACAAGCTCACCTACAACCACGCCTACGACCCGCGCAACGGCGAGGCCGGCCTGGAACAGCTGCGCCGCGACGCGGAACGCTTCGGGCTCAAGGGAGTCAAGCTCTACACCGCCGAGTGGCACGGCGACTCGCGCGGGTACAAGCTCGACGAGCCCTGGTCGCGCCGCTACCTGGAGGAGTGCCTCGAGCTCGGCATCCGCAACATCCACGTCCACAAGGGACCGACGATCCGCCCGCTGGACCGGGACGCGTTCGACGTCGCCGACATCGACAAGGTCGCCACCGACTACCTCGACCTCAACTTCGTCGTCGAGCACGTCGGGCTGCCGCGGCTGGAGGACTTCTGCTGGATCGCCACGCAGGAGTCCAACGTCTACGGCGGGCTGGCGGTGGCGATGCCGTTCATCCACTCGCGGCCCCGCTACTTCGCCCAGATCATCGGGGAGCTGCTCTACTGGATCGGCGAGGACAAGATCCTCTTCGGCAGCGACTACGCCCTGTGGACGCCGAAGTGGCTCGTGGAGAAGTTCGTCGACTTCCAGATCCCCGAGGACATGCCGGAGTACCCGGCGATCACGACGGACCAGAAGAAGAAGATCCTCGGTCTCAACGCGGCCGCGCTGTACGACCTGGACGTGCCGCGGCACCTGCGCCTGCCGACCCAGGCCGGCGACGCGGACGCCGAGGTCGCCGCGGGAGCTGGTGCCTGA
- a CDS encoding SDR family NAD(P)-dependent oxidoreductase — MRLKDKIALITGAASGMGRATAEAFAREGATVVVADITDDDGATTVKEIRAAGGTAHYVHLDVTDEAAWAATIDEVVEEFGRLDVLVNNAGISGTFDPDLTSTAFFDQLMLVNAKGVFLGIKHGAAAMARSGGGSIVNLSSISASIGQLGVHLGYGASKAAVRSMTRTAAVQHAGDGIRVNAVAPGMLPPMRTSRGSADPVWRARQIDGVPMKRAGDVREVADTVLFLAGDESSYITGVEILVDGGLTAV; from the coding sequence ATGCGCCTGAAGGACAAGATCGCGCTGATCACCGGCGCGGCGAGCGGGATGGGCCGGGCCACCGCCGAGGCGTTCGCCCGCGAAGGCGCGACAGTCGTCGTCGCCGACATCACCGACGACGACGGCGCCACGACCGTCAAGGAGATCCGGGCCGCCGGCGGGACCGCGCACTACGTGCACCTCGACGTCACCGACGAGGCCGCGTGGGCCGCCACGATCGACGAGGTCGTCGAGGAGTTCGGACGGCTCGACGTCCTGGTCAACAACGCCGGGATCAGCGGCACGTTCGACCCCGACCTCACCAGCACCGCGTTCTTCGACCAGCTCATGCTGGTCAACGCGAAGGGCGTGTTCCTCGGGATCAAGCACGGCGCCGCCGCCATGGCCCGCTCCGGCGGCGGCTCCATCGTCAACCTGTCCTCCATCTCGGCCTCGATCGGCCAGCTCGGCGTCCACCTGGGCTACGGCGCGTCCAAGGCCGCCGTCCGGTCGATGACGCGGACCGCCGCGGTGCAGCACGCCGGCGATGGGATCCGCGTCAACGCGGTCGCTCCCGGTATGCTCCCGCCGATGCGCACCTCCCGCGGCTCGGCCGATCCGGTGTGGCGGGCCAGGCAGATCGACGGCGTGCCGATGAAGCGGGCCGGGGACGTGCGCGAGGTCGCCGACACCGTGCTGTTCCTGGCCGGCGACGAATCCTCCTACATCACCGGTGTCGAGATCCTCGTCGACGGCGGCCTCACCGCGGTGTGA
- the mimD gene encoding propane 2-monooxygenase effector subunit MimD: MSETMQFGSQAGSSNMCGVTLMNTPVGRVVADVMGAKEGVTLVEYPSMIRVDGTRLLEFDYDELTEALGEPFDGSIFEEISSTHYGRMVHLDDRTLLFANPEDAAEYIGFDLAAHG, from the coding sequence GTGAGCGAAACCATGCAGTTCGGCTCGCAGGCCGGATCGTCGAACATGTGCGGCGTCACGCTGATGAACACCCCGGTCGGACGCGTGGTCGCCGACGTGATGGGGGCCAAGGAGGGCGTCACGCTGGTCGAGTACCCGTCGATGATCCGCGTGGACGGCACCCGGCTGCTCGAGTTCGACTACGACGAGCTGACCGAGGCGCTCGGCGAGCCGTTCGACGGGTCGATCTTCGAGGAGATCAGCTCCACCCACTACGGCCGCATGGTGCACCTGGACGACCGCACCCTGCTGTTCGCCAACCCGGAGGACGCCGCCGAGTACATCGGCTTCGACCTCGCCGCGCACGGCTGA
- a CDS encoding 2Fe-2S iron-sulfur cluster-binding protein, producing the protein MADKHRISFEPVDIEMEVGEDEKILDAAFRQGIHLMHGCREGQCSACKSFVLDGEIQMERYSTFACNDAEVEEGYVLLCRAHAFSDCTIELLNFDEEELLNSAPLQRIRTEVLEVVPHTHDIVGLKLKPVDPPAYEFKPGQYADLTIPGTDEHRSFSMATIPSTGDHIEFVIKKYPGGRFSALLDDGIAVGDTIELTGPYGNFTLKNGHVLPLVLMAGGAGMAPVLSLLRHLSETGDTRRIRFYYGARTPADLFYLDEIRALGERLPDFGFVVALSESAEGADALGVAAETGMVTEVVEAREPELHRSEVYLCGPPPMVDAALALAARQGVPDDQVFYDKFTTSVRDE; encoded by the coding sequence ATGGCCGACAAGCACCGCATCTCCTTCGAACCGGTCGACATCGAGATGGAGGTCGGCGAGGACGAGAAGATCCTCGACGCCGCGTTCCGCCAGGGCATCCACCTCATGCACGGCTGCCGCGAGGGCCAGTGCTCGGCGTGCAAGTCCTTCGTGCTGGACGGCGAGATCCAGATGGAGCGCTACTCGACGTTCGCCTGCAACGACGCCGAGGTCGAGGAAGGCTACGTGCTGCTGTGCCGGGCGCACGCCTTCAGCGACTGCACCATCGAGCTGCTCAACTTCGACGAGGAGGAGCTGCTCAACTCGGCCCCGCTGCAGCGGATCAGGACCGAGGTCCTCGAGGTCGTGCCGCACACGCACGACATCGTCGGGCTCAAGCTCAAGCCGGTCGACCCGCCCGCCTACGAGTTCAAGCCCGGCCAGTACGCCGACCTCACCATCCCCGGCACCGACGAGCACCGGTCGTTCTCGATGGCGACCATCCCGTCCACCGGGGACCACATCGAGTTCGTCATCAAGAAGTACCCGGGCGGCCGGTTCTCCGCGCTGCTCGACGACGGGATCGCGGTGGGCGACACCATCGAGCTGACCGGGCCGTACGGCAACTTCACGCTGAAGAACGGGCACGTGCTGCCCCTGGTGCTGATGGCCGGGGGTGCCGGCATGGCTCCGGTGCTCAGCCTGCTGCGGCACCTCAGCGAGACCGGCGACACCCGCCGGATCCGGTTCTACTACGGCGCCCGCACCCCCGCGGACCTGTTCTACCTGGACGAGATCCGCGCGCTGGGTGAACGGTTGCCGGACTTCGGGTTCGTCGTCGCGCTCTCGGAGTCCGCCGAGGGTGCCGACGCGCTCGGGGTCGCCGCGGAAACCGGGATGGTCACCGAGGTCGTGGAGGCCAGGGAGCCGGAGCTGCACCGCAGCGAGGTGTACCTGTGCGGCCCGCCGCCCATGGTGGACGCCGCGCTGGCACTGGCGGCCCGCCAGGGCGTGCCCGACGACCAGGTGTTCTACGACAAGTTCACCACGTCGGTTCGTGACGAGTAG
- a CDS encoding iron-sulfur cluster assembly protein, whose protein sequence is MTQTAVSVEAEVLAALSTVLDPELDEPVTELGFVRSVAIDDEGVEVHLRLPTSFCAPNFAYLMVADAYDALSAVSGLGRVRVLLDDHHDSDKINSGTAAGLGYVGTFGVEAEDSLDELRRTFQRKAHLAAMERCCRSALASGAWTVEELPLLELFDLPEGRLKSALLRRREAIGLPVHSHARVMVDHEGNPVTRSDVALRLRLATTTRVSIEGNAHFCRGLLATRYAGVDPAGSAPVVTNTRSHP, encoded by the coding sequence ATGACCCAGACCGCCGTGTCCGTGGAGGCCGAGGTCCTCGCGGCACTGTCCACGGTGCTCGATCCCGAGCTGGACGAACCGGTGACCGAGCTGGGTTTCGTCCGTTCCGTGGCGATCGACGACGAGGGAGTGGAGGTGCACCTGCGGCTGCCCACGTCGTTCTGCGCGCCCAACTTCGCCTACCTGATGGTCGCCGACGCCTACGACGCGCTGTCGGCCGTGTCCGGGCTGGGCCGGGTCCGGGTGCTGCTCGACGACCACCACGACTCGGACAAGATCAACAGCGGTACCGCCGCCGGGCTCGGCTACGTCGGCACCTTCGGCGTGGAGGCGGAGGACAGCCTCGACGAGCTGCGCCGGACGTTCCAGCGCAAGGCGCACCTGGCGGCGATGGAACGGTGCTGCCGGTCCGCGCTGGCCAGCGGTGCCTGGACGGTCGAAGAGCTGCCCCTGCTGGAGCTGTTCGACCTGCCCGAAGGCCGTCTGAAGTCGGCCCTGCTGCGCCGGCGCGAGGCCATCGGGCTGCCCGTCCACTCGCACGCGCGGGTGATGGTGGACCACGAGGGCAACCCCGTCACGCGCTCCGACGTGGCGCTGCGGTTGCGGCTGGCCACCACCACCCGCGTGTCCATCGAGGGCAACGCCCACTTCTGCCGGGGCCTGCTCGCCACCCGGTACGCCGGCGTCGATCCCGCCGGCTCCGCCCCGGTCGTCACCAACACCAGGAGCCACCCATGA
- the groL gene encoding chaperonin GroEL (60 kDa chaperone family; promotes refolding of misfolded polypeptides especially under stressful conditions; forms two stacked rings of heptamers to form a barrel-shaped 14mer; ends can be capped by GroES; misfolded proteins enter the barrel where they are refolded when GroES binds), translating into MAKQLRFSVEARRRLELGVNTLADAVKVTLGPKGRNAVLEKLTGPPTITNDGVTIAREVQLAEPFANMGAQLVKEVAMKTNGAVGDGTTTATVLAQAMVREGLAALGEGANPMRVRRGIEETVEAVVEYLRKSATQVSGEAELERIATLAASDDERIGRVIAQALAAVGREGVVEVEESDEPGLGVELVDGIEFDHGYTSPYMVTDRERMEASYDEPAILLTNKKISQVQELMPTLEAARRLDRPLVILAENVDGPALQMILNGNVHGTYRAVVVRAPGFGHRRVAELEDLAAALGGRVVSEDSGLALADVTEADLGRCEHITITEDTTTIIGGAGDEAAVRARIGQLDKQLKRARIEHDQDSLKLRIARLAGRIAVVRVGAATSVELKERMLRVEDSLAAARAALEEGVVAGGGASLAQAARCVDLVGLDGDAAQGREIVRRALGEPLRWIAANAGYDGEEVLARVSEMDTGGGFDALTGSYTDLFAAGVVDPLKVTRSALESAASIAALLITTETAIVEEVLVNPGAIIAPGTGDLAEGMVRPSNIY; encoded by the coding sequence ATGGCGAAGCAGCTGCGGTTCAGCGTCGAGGCGCGGCGCCGGCTCGAGCTCGGCGTGAACACGCTGGCCGACGCGGTGAAGGTCACCCTGGGGCCCAAGGGCCGCAACGCGGTGCTGGAGAAGCTGACCGGCCCGCCGACCATCACCAACGACGGCGTGACGATCGCCAGGGAGGTGCAGCTGGCGGAACCCTTCGCCAACATGGGCGCCCAGCTGGTCAAGGAAGTCGCGATGAAGACCAACGGGGCCGTCGGCGACGGCACCACCACCGCGACGGTGCTCGCCCAGGCCATGGTGCGGGAGGGGCTGGCCGCCCTGGGCGAGGGAGCGAACCCGATGCGGGTGCGCCGCGGCATCGAGGAGACCGTCGAAGCCGTCGTGGAGTACCTGCGCAAGTCCGCCACCCAGGTGTCCGGTGAGGCCGAGCTGGAGCGGATCGCCACGCTCGCGGCCAGCGACGACGAGCGCATCGGACGCGTGATCGCGCAGGCGCTCGCGGCCGTCGGGCGGGAAGGGGTGGTCGAGGTCGAGGAGTCCGACGAGCCCGGCCTGGGGGTCGAGCTCGTGGACGGGATCGAATTCGACCACGGCTACACCTCGCCGTACATGGTCACCGACCGGGAGCGGATGGAGGCCTCCTACGACGAACCGGCCATCCTGCTGACCAACAAGAAGATCAGCCAGGTGCAGGAGCTGATGCCGACGCTGGAGGCGGCCCGCCGCCTCGACCGGCCGCTGGTGATCCTCGCCGAGAACGTGGACGGGCCCGCGTTGCAGATGATCCTCAACGGCAACGTGCACGGCACCTACCGGGCGGTGGTCGTGCGCGCGCCCGGTTTCGGGCACCGGCGGGTGGCCGAGCTGGAGGACCTCGCCGCCGCGCTGGGCGGCCGGGTGGTCAGCGAGGACTCCGGGCTCGCCCTGGCCGACGTCACCGAGGCCGACCTCGGCCGCTGCGAGCACATCACGATCACCGAGGACACGACCACGATCATCGGCGGCGCCGGTGACGAAGCGGCCGTGCGGGCGCGGATCGGCCAGCTGGACAAGCAGCTCAAGCGGGCCCGGATCGAGCACGACCAGGACAGCCTGAAACTCCGCATCGCCCGGCTGGCCGGCCGCATCGCGGTGGTCCGGGTCGGCGCGGCGACCAGTGTCGAGCTCAAGGAGCGGATGCTGCGGGTGGAGGACTCGCTGGCGGCGGCCAGGGCGGCGCTGGAGGAGGGGGTCGTGGCCGGCGGCGGCGCGTCGCTGGCGCAGGCCGCGCGGTGCGTGGACCTGGTCGGCCTCGACGGGGACGCGGCGCAGGGCCGGGAGATCGTCCGGCGGGCGCTGGGGGAGCCGCTGCGGTGGATCGCCGCCAACGCCGGCTACGACGGCGAGGAGGTGCTCGCGCGGGTGTCCGAAATGGACACCGGCGGCGGGTTCGACGCGCTCACCGGCTCCTACACCGACCTGTTCGCCGCCGGGGTCGTCGACCCGCTCAAGGTGACCCGGTCGGCGCTGGAGAGCGCGGCGTCCATCGCGGCCCTGCTGATCACCACGGAGACCGCGATCGTCGAAGAGGTGCTGGTGAACCCCGGCGCGATCATCGCCCCCGGGACCGGTGACCTCGCCGAGGGCATGGTCCGCCCGTCGAACATCTACTGA
- a CDS encoding NAD(P)-dependent alcohol dehydrogenase translates to MKAAQVTGYHSALELRDVDEPKITGPLDVVVRVGAAGVCRTDIHILEGQWAEKSGVTLPYTIGHENAGWVHAVGDAVTNVAVGDKVILHPLITCGLCRACRLGDDVHCENSRFPGIDTNGGYAEYLLTSARSCVKLDDSLEPADVAALADAGLTAQHAAAKAAKVLRPGEVCVIIGAGGLGHIGIQCLKAMSAATLVVVDRNPAALDLAEEVGADVTVVADGNHVNEVLELTGGHGAEAVLDFVGEGGSTSEGVRMLRRAGNYYVVGYGENIDVPTIDIISTEINFIGNLVGSYTDLQDLMVLAAQGRVKLHTARYRLEEFQRAIDDLSAGRVRGRAILIP, encoded by the coding sequence ATGAAAGCCGCACAGGTCACCGGCTACCACTCCGCCCTCGAACTGCGCGACGTCGACGAGCCCAAGATCACCGGTCCGCTGGACGTCGTGGTCCGGGTCGGCGCGGCGGGCGTCTGCCGGACCGACATCCACATCCTGGAAGGGCAGTGGGCGGAGAAGTCCGGCGTCACCCTGCCCTACACGATCGGGCACGAGAACGCCGGCTGGGTGCACGCCGTCGGGGACGCGGTGACGAACGTGGCGGTGGGGGACAAGGTCATCCTCCACCCGCTGATCACGTGCGGGCTGTGCCGGGCCTGCCGGCTCGGCGACGACGTGCACTGCGAGAACTCGCGGTTCCCCGGCATCGACACCAACGGCGGGTACGCCGAGTACCTGCTCACCTCGGCCCGGTCGTGCGTCAAGCTCGACGACAGCCTCGAGCCGGCCGACGTGGCGGCGCTCGCCGACGCGGGGCTGACCGCCCAGCACGCCGCGGCGAAGGCCGCGAAGGTGCTGCGGCCGGGCGAGGTGTGCGTCATCATCGGCGCCGGCGGTCTCGGTCACATCGGCATCCAGTGCCTGAAGGCGATGAGCGCGGCCACGCTGGTCGTCGTGGACCGCAACCCCGCGGCGCTCGACCTGGCCGAGGAGGTCGGCGCCGACGTCACCGTGGTGGCCGACGGCAACCACGTGAACGAGGTGCTGGAACTCACCGGCGGCCACGGGGCCGAGGCGGTCCTGGACTTCGTCGGCGAGGGCGGCTCGACGTCGGAGGGCGTGCGGATGCTGCGCCGCGCGGGGAACTACTACGTCGTCGGCTACGGCGAGAACATCGACGTGCCGACGATCGACATCATCTCCACCGAGATCAACTTCATCGGCAACCTCGTGGGCTCCTACACCGACCTGCAGGACCTGATGGTGCTCGCCGCGCAGGGCAGGGTGAAGCTGCACACCGCCCGCTACCGGCTCGAGGAGTTCCAGCGGGCCATCGACGACCTGAGCGCGGGCCGGGTCCGCGGCCGGGCCATCCTCATCCCCTGA
- a CDS encoding alpha/beta fold hydrolase, whose amino-acid sequence MPRDTVRLGDVELAYRIAGDGPELVVLVHGWPQTGACRRRVIEPLAEGRTVVAPDLRGYGDSGPAGTGYDKRATAADLSGLIRHLGHTSAVVIGHDRGARVAHRWALDRPGEVDALVLLDILPTRVVMDTFDRDSASAMWHWFFHRNAELAETLVAGNVEAYLGHFFARVRASGAVDEETFRHYVAAFSEPGHLRASFADYQAGFTTDLDLDEADHARGVRLAAPLLVLWGAEGGLAGRDVVRVWQDHHRDPSAVTGHAVPGGHYVPEEAPEELVRAVGAFLARTRVTPR is encoded by the coding sequence ATGCCTCGGGACACCGTGCGCCTGGGTGACGTCGAGCTGGCCTACCGCATCGCCGGTGACGGGCCGGAACTGGTCGTGCTGGTGCACGGGTGGCCGCAGACCGGGGCGTGCCGGCGCCGGGTGATCGAGCCGCTGGCGGAGGGCCGCACCGTCGTCGCCCCGGACCTGCGCGGCTACGGGGACTCGGGGCCGGCCGGGACGGGGTACGACAAGCGCGCCACCGCGGCCGATCTCAGCGGCCTGATCCGCCACCTCGGGCACACCTCGGCGGTGGTGATCGGGCACGACCGTGGCGCCCGGGTCGCCCACCGGTGGGCGCTGGACCGTCCCGGGGAGGTGGATGCGCTGGTGCTGCTGGACATCCTGCCGACCCGGGTCGTCATGGACACGTTCGACCGCGACTCGGCGAGTGCGATGTGGCACTGGTTCTTCCACCGCAACGCCGAGCTCGCCGAGACACTGGTCGCGGGCAACGTCGAGGCCTACCTGGGCCACTTCTTCGCGCGGGTCCGTGCCTCCGGCGCGGTCGACGAGGAGACGTTCCGCCACTACGTCGCCGCGTTCAGCGAGCCCGGTCACCTGCGCGCGTCCTTCGCGGACTACCAGGCCGGTTTCACCACGGACCTCGACCTCGACGAGGCCGACCACGCCCGCGGCGTGCGGTTGGCGGCCCCGCTGCTCGTCCTGTGGGGCGCCGAGGGTGGTCTCGCCGGACGCGACGTCGTGCGCGTCTGGCAAGACCACCACCGCGATCCCTCCGCGGTGACCGGGCACGCGGTGCCCGGAGGGCACTACGTCCCCGAGGAAGCGCCCGAGGAGCTGGTGCGGGCGGTCGGCGCGTTCCTCGCCCGGACGCGGGTCACACCGCGGTGA
- a CDS encoding enoyl-CoA hydratase/isomerase family protein codes for MRQGKASRIGIVPTGRFLPGSAAQEAMMLDLHYQSGAVVVRIRTAPGALSAELLDGLAAALTYIGPGHPVVLTGAHDVFAPDVEPVGVPARAAALERLPLVLDALRAHPLPVVAAVNGDAVGAGYRLAEAADLRIISGGVVHPAPPRGIRYGARAAVAAGLADVHCAPDALIRLAVGHATARTALAG; via the coding sequence GTGAGACAGGGGAAGGCGAGCCGCATCGGTATCGTCCCCACAGGACGGTTCCTGCCCGGAAGCGCTGCTCAGGAGGCGATGATGCTCGACCTGCACTACCAGTCGGGAGCGGTGGTGGTCCGCATCCGGACGGCGCCGGGGGCCCTGAGCGCCGAGCTGCTCGACGGGCTCGCCGCGGCCCTCACCTACATCGGCCCCGGCCACCCGGTCGTCCTGACCGGTGCTCACGACGTGTTCGCTCCCGACGTCGAGCCCGTGGGCGTCCCGGCGCGCGCCGCGGCACTGGAGCGGTTGCCCCTGGTGCTGGACGCGCTGCGCGCCCATCCGCTTCCCGTGGTGGCCGCCGTCAACGGTGACGCGGTCGGCGCCGGGTACCGCCTGGCCGAAGCCGCGGACCTGCGGATCATCTCCGGCGGGGTGGTCCACCCCGCGCCGCCGCGGGGAATCCGCTACGGCGCCCGCGCGGCGGTGGCGGCCGGGCTGGCCGACGTCCACTGCGCCCCGGACGCGCTGATCCGGCTGGCCGTCGGTCACGCCACGGCGCGCACCGCGCTGGCCGGATGA
- a CDS encoding sugar phosphate isomerase/epimerase family protein gives MFLNCSANTLRFADLPTRVAAAAAAGFTGIGLRVGDYLGAGLSDADIRDLLDHHGVRVFELEHTWDWAAGVDPAEEAMFRLAAEIGVRHLNVPMFSEHPLSELVEPFAALCDRAAEHGVLVGFEFLPYSHVRTLPEVWEVVAAADRRNGGVTFDLWHWLRSGGRPEDLAGVPASKIVTVQLCDVLPEPGPDLTEEARHRRLLPGRGAGDTAGVLRALREHGVTAPVSVEVFSDELDALPTADAARLAYGAGAEVLDRAGYPVPPWRTNLEQAR, from the coding sequence ATGTTCCTCAACTGCAGCGCGAACACCCTGCGGTTCGCCGACCTGCCCACCCGGGTCGCCGCCGCGGCCGCCGCCGGGTTCACCGGCATCGGCCTGCGCGTGGGCGACTACCTCGGGGCCGGACTGTCCGATGCGGACATCCGCGATCTGCTCGACCACCACGGCGTACGGGTCTTCGAACTGGAGCACACCTGGGACTGGGCCGCGGGCGTGGACCCGGCGGAGGAGGCGATGTTCCGCCTCGCCGCGGAGATCGGGGTGCGTCACCTCAACGTCCCGATGTTCTCCGAGCACCCCCTGTCCGAGCTGGTGGAGCCGTTCGCCGCGCTGTGCGACCGCGCCGCGGAACACGGTGTGCTGGTCGGGTTCGAGTTCCTGCCCTACAGCCACGTCCGGACGCTTCCCGAGGTGTGGGAGGTCGTCGCCGCCGCGGACCGGCGCAACGGCGGCGTCACGTTCGACCTGTGGCACTGGCTCCGGTCCGGCGGGCGGCCGGAGGATCTGGCCGGTGTTCCCGCGTCGAAGATCGTCACCGTCCAGCTGTGCGACGTGCTCCCCGAACCCGGCCCCGACCTGACCGAGGAGGCCCGCCACCGGCGTCTGCTGCCCGGCCGGGGCGCCGGCGACACGGCCGGCGTGCTGCGGGCCCTGCGCGAGCACGGGGTCACCGCGCCGGTGTCGGTCGAGGTCTTCTCCGACGAGCTCGACGCACTGCCGACGGCGGACGCCGCCCGGCTCGCGTACGGCGCGGGTGCGGAGGTGCTCGACCGCGCCGGTTACCCGGTCCCGCCCTGGCGCACGAACCTGGAGCAGGCCCGGTGA